Genomic segment of Hydractinia symbiolongicarpus strain clone_291-10 chromosome 5, HSymV2.1, whole genome shotgun sequence:
CGGACAAACCCTTGCATTTTTCTACAGGGTACCCACTAGTTTATATCAAAGACTTTCCGCTTGTGAGCATAAGACGGTATAGCTACGAGCGAATTTCACTGGATTTTTCTACGTGGTTACTAATAGATCTTTTTTATTGTCAGCCTCGGTTTGCTAGAATctgttacattttttaatttgtcttcTGCTTggtgattttaaatatttcctctTTTCTTTTCTGGTTTCTTGGTACTTTAAAGTCTCCAGCTGGGCTTGTCTGCTGGTTTAGACTAGGAATTAACCAGAAGCATGAGAACAAGACATCATCTTGTGTTTTACATCTTTTTCTgttaaaaactttgtttaatGTCACTTGTTATTTCTATTTTGCacgtttagaaaaaaaaataaaaatgccagACGTCACAGATGAAGCTATCGAAAGAATCGGCAACTCCCTACGGGATGTAAACAGACCGTTAAAAGATCGTTTTAGAGCTTTGTTTACACTAAGAAACTTATCCACAGACAAATGCATAGACGAAATCATAAAAAGTTTTGGCGATTCTTCAGCGCTTTTGAAACACGAGTTGGCGTATTGTCTCGGTCAAATGCGAAATTTGAAAGCCGTTTCGTTTTTGTGGACGGTACTGGAGAACGACAAGGAAGAAACCATCGTACGCCATGAAGCTGGGGAAGCTTTAGGTGCTATAGGTGCCACCAGCGCACTACCACTTCTGCGAAAATACAGCCAGCATCATATACCAGAGATAGCTGAAACTTGTCAGTTAGCCGTGGAGAGAATTAACTGGttggaaaaacaaaatgaagaaGGCGCCAATCAATTCAAGTCTGTCGACCCTGCTCCACCAATAAAAACAGATTGTAGT
This window contains:
- the LOC130645520 gene encoding deoxyhypusine hydroxylase-like; this encodes MPDVTDEAIERIGNSLRDVNRPLKDRFRALFTLRNLSTDKCIDEIIKSFGDSSALLKHELAYCLGQMRNLKAVSFLWTVLENDKEETIVRHEAGEALGAIGATSALPLLRKYSQHHIPEIAETCQLAVERINWLEKQNEEGANQFKSVDPAPPIKTDCSVEELSQTLLNEKLSLFERYRAMFTLRDRGSEEDILALCKGLKCASALFRHEIAFVLGQVAHPASTDALRISLENTQEQPMVRHECAEALGAIATDECFKILEKHVGDDERVVRESCDVALDMCEYENSDQFQYADGLTK